One Prosthecobacter debontii DNA window includes the following coding sequences:
- a CDS encoding ATP-binding protein, protein MSAIILPQLVSARFTGFEPLFAKPVELSIPPNPGPFLIIGGNGLGKTTMLQSIMFAVAGGADKDAFSDAGQLWNQKYFSKRLTKPKDAEVRVIMMLGQTKIEVRRGLDNPKVRGVRINDAEPVNSTNAEALYEATVVKASNCNSFRDFKFLMHRLCYLPEDRHSLVWDVEGQLGVSLLVCGESADDEIIRGHIQRWRKADTEMRHTHVSVTHLEERLAKALSAQKKQPAKPPKEQAEETKKQFEKAKAQLTHTTEAIVELTSKMNRAVVQLQEISAVIEAEEQNLDEHEEAFTLSCMLDQERADSALALQKMLIHKQCPFCTKKSTELTSRAASNLDKGLCPICGQHHTTEQPDRQITDLRKQLAPKYRKRAALQETLDHYQHQIRALQRQRNLQGAKLDDLSVKLPRIRATDTELDTGTESISQIRKLLAAYTADYERKQTATQLLKSELDFAYSRIAASKFARFSEIQDRVAIYATKFLGIKCTFESVPSKAVDKNSPFAFPLLVPSFKGIRRTQSTQCSESQAFFLDIAFRMALIDLVEKHSGYGSTFICETPENALDLAYADNVAEMFNQFRAAGCYALLTANLQAGGVAEPLLKKIKPLGERKLRAFNMLSHAELSGVQKRKRPDLDTQFNKLIS, encoded by the coding sequence ATGTCCGCCATCATATTACCTCAACTCGTGAGTGCGAGATTTACAGGATTCGAGCCTCTATTCGCAAAGCCTGTTGAATTGAGCATTCCTCCTAATCCAGGCCCCTTTTTGATTATCGGTGGCAACGGTCTTGGCAAAACAACGATGCTGCAATCAATTATGTTCGCAGTAGCGGGTGGTGCTGACAAAGACGCGTTTAGTGATGCCGGTCAACTTTGGAACCAGAAATACTTTTCTAAACGTCTGACAAAACCCAAGGACGCTGAGGTGAGAGTGATAATGATGCTCGGGCAGACAAAAATTGAAGTTCGACGTGGCCTCGACAATCCAAAAGTTCGCGGAGTCCGCATCAATGATGCGGAACCCGTCAATTCAACCAACGCTGAGGCGCTATACGAGGCTACAGTTGTCAAAGCCAGTAACTGCAATTCGTTCCGAGATTTCAAGTTCCTGATGCACAGGTTATGTTACCTACCTGAAGATCGGCATAGCCTTGTTTGGGATGTGGAAGGTCAGCTTGGCGTTTCTTTACTCGTGTGCGGAGAATCCGCCGATGACGAAATTATACGTGGTCACATTCAGAGATGGAGAAAAGCGGATACAGAGATGCGGCATACTCATGTATCTGTAACCCACCTCGAAGAGAGGTTGGCCAAAGCTTTATCAGCGCAAAAAAAGCAGCCAGCAAAGCCCCCAAAAGAACAAGCTGAAGAAACGAAAAAGCAATTCGAAAAGGCAAAGGCGCAGCTAACGCATACTACCGAAGCAATTGTTGAGCTTACTTCCAAGATGAACCGAGCTGTGGTTCAACTTCAGGAAATTAGCGCCGTAATTGAGGCTGAGGAGCAAAATCTTGATGAGCATGAAGAGGCATTCACACTTTCGTGCATGCTGGATCAGGAACGTGCGGATTCAGCGCTCGCACTTCAGAAGATGCTTATACATAAGCAATGCCCATTCTGCACAAAAAAATCCACTGAGCTGACATCTCGTGCAGCCTCAAATCTCGACAAAGGACTTTGCCCGATTTGTGGTCAACATCATACCACCGAACAACCGGATAGGCAAATCACTGACTTGCGCAAACAGCTGGCTCCAAAATATCGAAAGCGGGCTGCGCTCCAGGAAACACTCGACCATTACCAACATCAAATCCGAGCGCTTCAACGGCAGCGCAATTTGCAGGGAGCCAAGCTGGATGATTTATCAGTAAAGCTCCCTCGAATTCGAGCAACGGACACAGAGCTAGATACTGGAACCGAAAGCATTTCTCAGATACGCAAACTATTGGCAGCGTATACTGCGGACTACGAACGCAAACAAACCGCAACCCAACTGCTAAAGTCTGAACTGGACTTCGCCTACTCTCGAATCGCTGCAAGCAAGTTTGCAAGGTTCAGTGAGATTCAAGACCGTGTTGCAATTTACGCCACTAAATTTCTAGGAATAAAATGCACATTTGAAAGTGTGCCGAGCAAAGCTGTGGACAAGAACTCACCATTTGCATTCCCTCTTCTGGTTCCGTCTTTCAAAGGAATTCGACGCACTCAGTCAACGCAATGTTCGGAGTCACAAGCGTTCTTCCTTGATATCGCATTTCGGATGGCCCTGATTGATCTGGTCGAGAAACATTCAGGGTATGGATCAACCTTTATCTGCGAAACGCCTGAAAATGCTCTTGATTTGGCGTATGCAGATAACGTTGCTGAAATGTTCAATCAATTTAGAGCTGCGGGCTGCTATGCGCTTCTCACTGCCAATTTACAAGCTGGCGGCGTCGCTGAGCCATTGCTAAAGAAGATAAAACCTTTAGGTGAGCGTAAACTCCGTGCCTTTAACATGCTTTCACATGCTGAGCTATCTGGCGTCCAGAAACGCAAACGCCCCGATCTCGACACCCAGTTCAACAAACTGATCAGCTAA
- a CDS encoding MotA/TolQ/ExbB proton channel family protein: protein MLFPPLAAVSGLQFGLENLSLPSLVIAGLLAVLSMASWTVLMAKWALLRRSARENGLFMGKFRESPHPLALYLTRERMVMSPMYHVYHEACRELAFYLVGEEEPGRTFNSRLQGAGRITSSQMGAVQNAMERAVVMTANKAEMRLGVLSTVLAVAPFLGLFGTVWGLLDVFAVLAQTEGTAGLSALAPGICSALLTTLLAIFVTVPSLMAYNFLVSRIRNLIVRVENFANELSGILDRQFVDHRSPDESLPSLGEMGTPMMPGFSSPPSQALTPPAKLTTA from the coding sequence ATGCTTTTCCCACCTCTTGCTGCGGTGTCCGGCCTCCAGTTTGGGCTGGAAAATCTGTCTCTCCCCAGCTTGGTCATCGCGGGCTTGCTGGCGGTGCTTTCCATGGCGAGCTGGACGGTGCTGATGGCCAAGTGGGCTCTGCTGCGCCGGTCGGCCCGAGAGAATGGTCTGTTCATGGGCAAATTCCGCGAGAGTCCGCATCCGCTGGCGCTGTATCTGACGCGGGAGCGCATGGTGATGTCGCCGATGTATCATGTGTATCATGAGGCCTGCCGTGAACTGGCCTTTTATCTGGTGGGGGAAGAGGAGCCAGGGCGCACGTTCAACAGTCGGCTGCAAGGGGCAGGGCGCATCACCTCCTCCCAAATGGGCGCGGTGCAGAATGCGATGGAGCGGGCGGTGGTGATGACGGCGAATAAGGCGGAGATGCGCTTGGGGGTGCTCTCCACCGTGCTGGCGGTGGCTCCGTTTCTGGGCTTGTTCGGCACGGTCTGGGGGCTGCTGGATGTCTTTGCGGTGTTGGCGCAGACGGAGGGCACGGCGGGTCTATCGGCTCTAGCTCCAGGGATCTGCTCCGCGCTGCTGACGACGCTGCTGGCCATCTTCGTGACGGTGCCGAGCCTGATGGCCTATAACTTTCTGGTGTCGCGGATTCGCAATCTCATCGTGCGGGTGGAGAACTTTGCCAATGAGCTGAGCGGGATCCTGGACCGACAGTTTGTGGATCATCGCAGCCCGGATGAGTCTCTGCCGAGTCTAGGAGAGATGGGCACGCCGATGATGCCGGGCTTCAGCAGCCCGCCTTCCCAAGCTCTGACGCCTCCGGCAAAACTGACCACGGCATGA
- a CDS encoding biopolymer transporter ExbD, whose amino-acid sequence MKRISQRQLPVFVSQIGIAPLADLAFMLMLVLLVTVPLLRRERMNVTEPQPTGETAPVEVAATLTAPTTQLKLKISSDQTLWLNGIKIPGDHLLQLLKTEIAKHQDKDVGVLIEMPENFAAGPLAQLMDEMHRAGVKKTSVVVVPATKKR is encoded by the coding sequence ATGAAGCGCATCTCTCAGCGGCAACTCCCTGTGTTTGTGAGCCAGATCGGCATCGCGCCTCTGGCGGACCTGGCGTTCATGCTGATGCTGGTGCTGCTGGTGACGGTGCCTCTGCTGCGGCGGGAGCGGATGAATGTGACTGAGCCGCAACCCACTGGGGAAACGGCACCGGTGGAAGTCGCTGCAACCCTAACGGCACCGACGACACAACTGAAGCTGAAGATCTCCTCGGATCAGACGCTGTGGCTGAATGGCATCAAGATCCCTGGGGATCACCTGCTGCAATTGCTGAAGACGGAGATCGCCAAGCATCAGGATAAGGATGTGGGCGTGCTGATCGAGATGCCGGAAAACTTTGCCGCCGGACCGCTGGCGCAGCTCATGGATGAAATGCACCGGGCAGGGGTGAAAAAGACAAGCGTGGTGGTGGTGCCCGCCACGAAGAAACGCTGA